The region ACCGCCTTTTTAgtgaaaaaagcgacgtATAAATGCAGCCGGTTTTCATGCGTTATAGAAAAGCAGAGAATGTTATCAGCTTTCCTTTTTAGGTGGTCATTTGGAGTGGTCTTGTGGGAGATTTTCACTTTAGGTGCGAGAATGTTTGTTTCTTATTATATATAATAGAATTTCTTACGATACACGAAGGTTGTTTTCCTTATCCGTGAATGTCAACTAAGAATATTCTCATGTGTTTGCGGAAGGGCAAGCGGCTAGAGTGTCCAGAGAACTGTTCTAAGGAACTGTACGTGAGTCTAAACTCTTTggccttttaattaattgaaaatggATGCAATATTCATGCAGAGGGCAACGTAAGTAAAACTGTCATTGGGGTTGTTACTAATGAGATGCTTGTAGTATGGTGAAGCATTGGCATATGCGAGTATGCAAGGTCATTTGGGAATTGTTAAACGACTCATTCAATTGGGATTGGATGTCAGTCATAAACCTGAATGGGTATTCAATTTAACGTTTAAGTCATGGCCTCATCCTCAAATTTGAGCGCCAGTTTTGATGAATAGAGTAGAACAGCATTGTTGCTGTGGTGATTACTTCCCGTATGTTAGACTGTGTCAAACAAAGTGAAGTATTATGGGcggaaaaatcaaaataaaatGGCTGTGGCTGTGGCTTCTCTCCAAGGAACCAGACAATATTTCAATGCAACCATTTTTAGGGGAGCAACACTTCCATTCATTGGGCATGTCGGTGGAATCAAGTTGAAGTTGTAGAATATTTGGTTTCAGTTGGGGCAGATATTGAAGCTGTCAATTtggtattgatttattagaAATCTATAATTATAACAAAGTTCATTGATAGGACGGAAGAACGCCGTTTTTGGAAGCAATTTACTGGGGAAATGAAAGAGTGATGTATATTCTAATTGTAAAGGGATGCAATATTTATGCAAAGGACAAGGTGAGATACTACGAAAGACAGTTTAGCttctaatctttgattgatATAGAAAAATAGAGGAGCCATTCAAATTGCTGGAGTACGCGTTTCACTGAAAGAACAACTCGTGAATATTTTCAGCGAACGAGAGGAAAGCATAGATGAGATTTTGTGACGTATTGATATGAGTTTTCCTTAGTCAGCTTCTTCTACAGATAAAACAATTAGAGCGGATAAAGAGGAGGAAACATTTGCCCAACGTGAGGTAAATCTAGGCATACGTCctcatagaatcaaacattaaaattattacgtTGCACTCGTACGCAATCGAGAGGTAGAGGAATTGATTAAATTTATTCGATGTCTTGGGGAGTGTCAAAGTGTGGGATATAGATAGAAGAAAGACATTATATCGTTGTGCACGTCTAAAACGGACTTACAAACCAATTGATTGTCTTGAAACAGCAGTGGAGATTGTTGATCAATGAATTTGTTAGCAGATAAATAGATCAGAAATGTGACCTAACGAAAAAATGATATTCTAGTGTTCACACAGTTAAGGAACATTGTCAAAGGTGCTGCTTATTCAGAGTCTAATAAGAATGATCGTTTTCTAGGCAGAAAAGACGTCTTTGAGAGAAGACTTAAAGTGCCATCTTCCTCCACCCATCTTGCACTTGGAAAAGAGGAGTCAAGACGCGTCTCAACAGGTCAGTTCAATTATGATATTtaatctgaattaatgttTATATTTTATTAGCGTGTTTGTGAGCAGCAACGTCTCCTTGATAAggcggaagaagagagaaatatTGCCTGGGCGGAGAAAGAAAGTCTCGCAGAGGTATATAGCTGTACTAAAGTGAATTATTTTATGCATTTCTTTAGCTCGTACAAGAGCTGCAACGTCGCTTTGATAagtctgaaaaagagaagaacacTGCCTGTACGGAGAAGGAAAGTCTCGCCGAAGATCTCCGCTCGTCTCAACAGGTAAATAGCTGTGCTAAAGTCGTAGACACTGACAGTGTATTATTTTGTGTATTTTATTAGCTCGTACAAGAGCTGGAACGTCGCctagaaaaggagagagcTTCTgctcgaagaaaagagagaaatctcACTGAAAATCTTCACTCGTCTCAACAGGTTAGTTAATGGGTTTAATGTTAATAATAAAGAGTCTTTTGCGCTACATTTCGTTAGCTCGTTAGAGAtctgcaaagagaaagagacatAACATTTTCAGaacacgaagaaaaaatgagagAAGTTCAAAAGGCGAGTGAGTACCTCCGTGAGCGATCTGCTCGAGCAGAAACGGATATCagtaagagaaagaaggGTAGTACGACTCATGGACTATGATCCCTTAATTATTAGGAATAATGTCTGAACGTTGTGCTCAACTGGAGGAGGAACGCGACGAGGCAAGACTCGTTGCCCAAGAAGCGCAACGAAATTTAAGCAAATACGAAAATGTACGTCTAATTTCGTcgaccgacgtcgaagtgagtgacgtcaaactcgGCGGAGGATCGTACGGAGGTAAGTGGAACGATCTCAGATTTGACTAATAGTTTATTTTCATTATCAGACGTTCGTGTGGGCCGTTGGCGCGGGTGCAAtgtcgccgtcaaaacgttctacgagtttcttcgcgtcgacgtttatCTTCGTCGATTGGAACAAGAAATCTCAATCTGCAGTCAAGTTCATCatcccaacgtcgtctctttgctCGGCGTCATCACTCACGACGACATTCCACTGAGAATCATATCAGAGCTTCTCGAAGCATCTCTCTTTGATatcatcgccgccgctaaCAAACGTTTATCTCTGAGAGaacaagtcgacgtcgcaattgGCTGTTCGTCTGGAATCTGTTATCTCCACGGTCTCGACATTCTTCACGGGGacattcgatcgacgaatgtcgtcgtcacgtcagTAATGGAAGCGAAAGTCTGCGATTTGGGAGCGGCTCGTTTTTCTGAAGTCTCCAGTCTTTCGTCTGGGCCGATGAGTCCTGATTACGTCGCTCCGGAAAGGCTCGAACCGGGTCAGCACAATACGAGAATGGCAGACGTCTATAGTCTCGGCGTGACGTTCATTGAATTGATGACGGGAGAGAAACCAGCGACAACAAAACGAATGGCTCAAGGAACAAGTGTACGTCATCGTATCATTAAGCGCCTCGGTCTGCAGATGATTGATACTGATCGTTCAAAGAGGCCTTCAGCTGGGGAATGTTTGGCCAGATTGGAAGTCATCCAGGAATCTGACGAGGATTACAAGAGTTGCCCAGCGAAAAGAATGGTCAAAGGTAAGATGCATGGGGGAGAGAAAGTGGAGCTAGTGGGTGAGCCACGGAACTAAGTGCAGGATGTCCTTGACCCAGTACTATGTTATCATTCTTTGTTTGTTTGAacgtttttgattttctgttTGTTTTCATTGGATGTTTTTATtagtcatttttctcttataCGGGCGGTAGCTACTGTTCATATTAACTGGTATGTCCTTTTTGACCAAGAGACTTCGTTTTACGAGTGAACTAAGGTATTTGAATCTCGTGGACAGCAAGAATAGTCAATTGGTAGAGCAAGAACCTCAAGGAACATTCTCGGGGCCCCGCAGGAGGTCTCCAGCACGTCTTGGCGGTCTCTCGGACGTGGATCAGCTAAACGATTTAATGCAACGACACGAAATGGACACAGCGAATGCACCTAACGTAGAAGAAGCCGAAACGAAAGGTAAAACAGCACAAAAACTCCAAAAACTAGCAACACAGCGGCGCAAAAAATTTACGCTGTCTCCTTTAGGCGACGCAAATTCGCCGAGCAAACGCGCACGACGTCAAGGCGTCGTAACGCGACCCAAATTCGCGTGCCTAGGCGAACGCGAAGCGGCGGCACTCCCGCGCGACGAACATCGAACGCTTCGCACGAACGCGCACCCGTGCGCATATTCGTCAAACGCAAAaatcctcgtcgacgttcatcCGAACGGCGGCGCAAAAATCCTCCACGTCTACTACGACAATTTATCGCCGAACGAAATGGAATCGACAACCGACGAATTCTTTCGAAttctcttcgccgaaaaatcgtcgaaattcgctAATTTACGTAATGGGCGTGGTTCACAACGCTTCGACTCACGTTCCCGAACCCATATCCTATTTTCGCAACGCCCACGCAGAAGTCAACGTCCGCGTTCAAAGTATGACGTGGAAAacgctcgtcgaatcgaaacgCATGCGAGAGTTCGCGGCGGTCGTCAAGGAAACGTACGCAGCGGGGGCGTGCTAAACGAGTTCAGGTTTAGTCTCATCGGGGAAAGTGAGCGAAGAGATGGGCGGTTattttcgtgacgtcataatagTCGTCATTAGATTGTTGGAAGCGATTCCTTTTTTGAGACGCGTTCTCCCTTGGGGGCCCCTCTTAGCGAGCTTAATTAAGTTGGATCGTCCTGAGGAGAGTGATGTGGGCCAGACCTTGGGAACAAATGTTTCCGCCTTGGAGCGAggaatcgtcgaagaaacgagGACGGTTTGTTCTATAATGAGTGTAATGATTTTATTCTTTATCTATTTTCGGTTTTCTTGTTGTCTTAGGATTGGGAGAAATGAAGTGCAGAGTCTGAGTTGGCGTACGCGCGCGTCTCAGCCGCGCGAAACCTTGTTCGAGGACCGGACGCCTTAATTGTGGAACACGGACCGGAACGATGCACGACGGCGGTCGTCGGTTTATTGAAAGATATGCGGAAAAGGTgaaataatttaataatgattttttcaattttttaatcgAGGTTTAGGCTCTTCATCAATCAGACTGCTGTAAGCTCTGTTATGGGCTTAGTCCTTGCTAAAGAACGTCAAAGTGAAAGACGACTCGTCGTCCAACCTTCTCCAATATGTTGTATCCGTAAACGTGGGAAAATAGGATAAGGTAATTGTACTGATCATTTCAATGTTTAGGttatttattctattttaattaaggatgCCGGGACTTTGGCGGCGAGATGTCCACTTCCGGATCAAGgttgcgtcgtcgctgcGTCAAACGTAAGTTTTAAGGAAATGGAAGGTGATATCAATAACATTAACACGCAACTtgaaggtaaataaataaataaatagatacatTCTCTGTACACGTgactttaatttttttattttggaTGTAGAAAAGAAGTCAACTGAAGTCTTTCTCACTTCGCCACCCCTTCAAATCCACAATGGAAGAATTCTTTGGCTGGGCACGCAAAACGATTCGAAACCACTTTGACGTTCTCTCCGATTGCAGATCGTTGTCAAGGGAATTTTCGAGGAGAAGAGAGGGAcgctgaagaaattgaagaagagtaGCTTGGAAAGGGTGAACGTGAAGAAATTGTCGTGGTCTTCGGCTCTGAAGAAGATGCTGACGAGTCGGGGAGTAAAGATACGACGATCTAcggacgattttcaaaaggtTCGCGATACTACGGATTATGAGAAATTAGTGAGCGTACTCACCGGATCCGGATTCGACGTAGTGAGGTGCATGTTCAAAATTGATATTATTGTTTTATTGCTTTTGAGTATTTGGCTCAATCTATCTCTCTCCTCAAATTTCTACTGTAAGACAACGACGTTGTACGGGACTTGGTTTCACTGCGCAACCTCCAAGTCCTTCGTTCTGTCAGTTGGAATTCTCTCACAATGGCGAATAGCGTTGACGGTTGTTCTTATTCCTTTTGCTGCTCGACTATTCTAACGATTACGGGTGTTTCTACTAGCCTTTCTTTCGGCTGTCGAAGAAGGAGATAAAGAAACCGTGTCTTCATATATTCGACGTTATCCGGAAAAGTGGAAGACAGCGAAAGGGGAGGTGCGACGAGTAGTGTCGAATCAGAAAGTCAAAAGTTCGATTCTCTCACGAGCGGCGTATTTAGTTTGATGGAGAAACTTGCCTTCATTTGGCAcgtgacgaagaaatggcAAGATAtttgatttcagctggagcagACAAGGAAGCTTGTGCTTcggtattgatttattagcAATCACTACTAATCATGACCAAATGATTGATAGTTCAATAACATGACGCCCTTTCATTCAGCCGCTCAGAATGGAAATAGAGAAGTGATGGAcgttttaattgaaaatggATGCAATATTCATGCAGAGGGCAACGTAAGTAAAACTGTCATTGGGGTTGTTACTAATGAGATGCTTGTAGTATGGTGAAGCATTGGCATATGCGAGTATGCATGGTCATTTGGGAATTGTTGAACGACTCATTGGATTGGGATTGGATGTCAATCATAAATCTGAAGGGGtattcaatttaattaacgtttAAGTCATGGCCACATCCACAAATATGAGCGCCAGTTTAGATGAATAGAGTAGAACAGCATTGTTGCTATGGTGATTACTTCCCGGATGTTTGAGTGTGTAATGTGGGCGggaaaatcaaaataaaatGGCTGTGACTGTGGCTTCTATCCAAAGAACCGGGCATTATTTCAATACAACCATTTTTAGGGGAGCAACACTTCCCTTCATTGGGCATGTTCGGGGAATGAACTTAAAATGGCAGAATATTTGCTTTCAGTTGGGGCAGACATTGAATCTGTCAATGacgtattgatttattagcAATCTATTATTATAACGAAGTTCATTCACAGGCGGGAAGAACGCCGT is a window of Oscarella lobularis chromosome 20, ooOscLobu1.1, whole genome shotgun sequence DNA encoding:
- the LOC136199264 gene encoding uncharacterized protein, with translation MQGHLGIVKRLIQLGLDVSHKPEWDGRTPFLEAIYWGNERVMYILIVKGCNIYAKDKKNRGAIQIAGRTRASSTDKTIRADKEEETFAQREAEKTSLREDLKCHLPPPILHLEKRSQDASQQRVCEQQRLLDKAEEERNIAWAEKESLAELVQELQRRFDKSEKEKNTACTEKESLAEDLRSSQQLVQELERRLEKERASARRKERNLTENLHSSQQLVRDLQRERDITFSEHEEKMREVQKASEYLRERSARAETDIRIMSERCAQLEEERDEARLVAQEAQRNLSKYENVRLISSTDVEVSDVKLGGGSYGDVRVGRWRGCNVAVKTFYEFLRVDVYLRRLEQEISICSQVHHPNVVSLLGVITHDDIPLRIISELLEASLFDIIAAANKRLSLREQVDVAIGCSSGICYLHGLDILHGDIRSTNVVVTSVMEAKVCDLGAARFSEVSSLSSGPMSPDYVAPERLEPGQHNTRMADVYSLGVTFIELMTGEKPATTKRMAQGTSVRHRIIKRLGLQMIDTDRSKRPSAGECLARLEVIQESDEDYKSCPAKRMVKGKMHGGEKVELVGEPRN
- the LOC136199220 gene encoding NF-kappa-B inhibitor alpha-like isoform X2, whose protein sequence is MANSVDAFLSAVEEGDKETVSSYIRRYPEKWKTAKGEFDGETCLHLARDEEMARYLISAGADKEACASFNNMTPFHSAAQNGNREVMDVLIENGCNIHAEGNYGEALAYASMHGHLGIVERLIGLGLDVNHKSEGFR